Within bacterium, the genomic segment CCCGCGCGCCGCCATCGCGGCCGCCGCGACCCCGGCGCCGAAGCTCACGGCGGACGCGGTGCTGCGCCGGGCCGCGCCCGACGGGCTGATCCACACCACCGAGAAGGTCGTCGTCGTCGGCGCCTCGACGGGCGGCACGGAGGCGATCCGCGAGCTGCTGCAGGCGCTGCCGCCGGAGGCGCCGGGCCTGGTGATCGTCCAGCACATGCCCGAGCGCTTCACGCAGGCGTTCGCCCAGCGCCTCGACGGGATCTGCCAGGTCACCGTGCGCGAGGCGCAGCACAACGACTCGGTGATCCCCGGGCAGGCGCTCATCGCGCCGGGCAACCGCCACACGCTCCTGCGGCGCAGCGGCGCCCGCTACTTCGTCGAGGTCACGGACGGCCCGCTGGTCTGCCGGCACCGGCCCTCGGTGGACGTGCTCTTCCGGTCCGCCGCGCGCTGGGCCGGCCCGAACGCCGTCGGCGTGATCATGACCGGTATGGGCGACGACGGCGCGCAGGGGATGCTCGAGCTGCGGGAGGCCGGCGCGCGGACGATCGCCCAGGACGAGGCCTCGTGCGTCGTCTTCGGGATGCCGAAGGAGGCGATCAAGAAGAACGCGGTGGAGCGGGTCGTGGCGCTCCAGGCGCTGCCGGCGGCCATCGCGGCCGCCGCCCGCTAAAGAGCGGCGGGCCGGGCAAGGAGGGGGAGATGAAGGAGTTGGAGGACGGGGAGCTGCTCGCGCAGCTGGCGCGGCGCATCGAGGACAAGAACGACGCGCTGCAGGCGCTGCAGGTGACGACCCGCAAGCTCGGCGAGCTCAACCAGCGGCTGCTCGAGTCGGAGCAGCTCAAGGGGCGCTTTCTCTCGAACATCCGCAACGAGATCAACAACCCGCTCGCGGCGATCCAGGCGATCGCCCGCGAGCTCGGCGCGGGGGCGGCCGCCGACCCGGCCGAGGCCGCGGCCCTCGCCGCCACGATCCTGCGCGAGTCGCTCTCCCTGGACTTCCAGCTGC encodes:
- a CDS encoding chemotaxis response regulator protein-glutamate methylesterase; amino-acid sequence: MVEARKIRVLIVDDSAIVRQTLAELLASDPEVSVMGTAPDPFVAAEKISHEVPDVITLDVEMPRMDGLTFLRKIMTQHPMPVVICSSLTEEGAATTLRALELGAVDIILKPRLGARQFLEENRIRLLDAVKAAAQAKVRPPRAAIAAAATPAPKLTADAVLRRAAPDGLIHTTEKVVVVGASTGGTEAIRELLQALPPEAPGLVIVQHMPERFTQAFAQRLDGICQVTVREAQHNDSVIPGQALIAPGNRHTLLRRSGARYFVEVTDGPLVCRHRPSVDVLFRSAARWAGPNAVGVIMTGMGDDGAQGMLELREAGARTIAQDEASCVVFGMPKEAIKKNAVERVVALQALPAAIAAAAR